In the Leptospira limi genome, one interval contains:
- a CDS encoding rod shape-determining protein has protein sequence MIFDNLYGLFSNDMGIDLGTANTLVHVKGQGIVLSEPSVVAVQASTGRVLAVGQEAKRMLGRTPGDIVAIRPMKDGVIADFETVEKMIRYFIAKVHNRTTFVKPRIVIGVPSGITEVERRAVRESAEQAGAREIFLIEEALAAAIGANIPIHEPAGNMIVDIGGGTTEIAVISLGGMVIAESIRTGGDEFDEAIVKYLRNQYNLVVGERTAEDIKLTIGNAFADKRVDTMEVKGRDAISGLPRTLELDSNEIRKALKEPTDEILDGIKSVLERTPPELAADIVERGIVLTGGGCLLRGLEHYLTKETGVPVFRAENPLTCVVLGTGRYLDELKYIKPGIR, from the coding sequence ATGATATTTGATAATCTTTATGGACTTTTCTCGAACGATATGGGAATCGATTTGGGAACCGCGAACACCCTCGTGCATGTGAAAGGACAAGGGATCGTCCTATCAGAACCGTCGGTCGTGGCAGTCCAAGCCTCTACTGGTCGAGTCCTCGCTGTAGGACAAGAAGCAAAACGGATGCTAGGAAGAACTCCTGGTGACATCGTTGCCATCCGCCCCATGAAAGACGGGGTGATCGCTGACTTCGAAACTGTGGAAAAGATGATTCGTTACTTCATCGCAAAAGTCCACAACCGCACTACATTTGTAAAACCGCGCATCGTGATCGGGGTTCCTTCAGGGATTACCGAAGTAGAAAGACGTGCTGTTCGTGAGTCTGCTGAACAAGCAGGAGCCCGCGAAATTTTCCTCATCGAAGAAGCACTTGCTGCTGCCATTGGCGCCAACATCCCGATCCATGAACCAGCAGGGAACATGATTGTGGATATCGGAGGGGGAACCACAGAAATCGCTGTGATCTCTCTTGGTGGTATGGTAATCGCAGAATCCATCCGAACAGGTGGGGACGAATTCGATGAAGCAATTGTGAAATACCTTCGTAACCAGTACAACCTAGTCGTTGGAGAAAGAACCGCAGAGGACATCAAACTTACGATTGGTAACGCGTTTGCTGACAAACGTGTCGACACAATGGAAGTAAAAGGTCGTGATGCCATCTCTGGTCTCCCACGCACCCTCGAACTCGATTCCAACGAAATCCGTAAAGCCCTCAAAGAACCAACAGACGAGATCCTAGACGGGATCAAATCGGTTCTTGAGCGCACTCCTCCAGAACTTGCAGCCGACATCGTAGAACGAGGAATCGTTCTTACAGGTGGTGGTTGCCTCCTTCGTGGTCTCGAACACTACCTCACCAAAGAAACAGGAGTTCCAGTATTCCGTGCGGAAAACCCACTCACTTGTGTGGTTCTCGGAACAGGACGTTACTTGGATGAGTTGAAATACATCAAACCAGGAATCCGATAA
- a CDS encoding Ppx/GppA phosphatase family protein, with translation MLPFSQILRKPNQAFRTEKILAAIDLGTNSFHIVVVKLRPDGTLEYLTKEKESVRLGSGSSDYAVITNEAMDRGLACLKRFKTLADSYKAEIRAVATSALREAENRQIFLDRAEKETGIQIQVISGNEEARLIYLGILQGLPVYEKRILLIDIGGGSTELLIGEKGDILFSTSMKLGAIRLTEKYLKKDPISATDLQKCRIHIESVLSAFLPQIETWKPFMVVGSSGTITSVTSMVLEKKGEKRERLNGTEIPIDSFKEIRKQILDAESLKKRLKIPGLDAKRGDIIVGGILVLDEVLQRIKAPAFTVSDFALREGIVYDTIESWYRHKDTSLPRLDNIREKAIKTVANLYPQGKHHAETVAKLTLQLFDDLKELHGLGNLERDYLETACYLHQVGLCISHHNYHKHSYYIIRNSEAMVGFSNSEIEIIALLARYHRKGGPKGKHEEFKTLRPEDQLLVRKLSSFLRIGDGLDRSEKSIIERLDAVIEKGKVNCRLYFKKGEDPNLEIWSVSEKKDLFEDTFGTNLEFHLHPI, from the coding sequence ATGCTTCCTTTCTCACAAATCTTACGCAAACCAAACCAGGCATTTCGCACGGAAAAGATCCTTGCTGCCATTGATTTGGGCACTAATTCCTTCCACATTGTCGTCGTAAAACTAAGACCGGATGGTACACTCGAATACCTGACCAAAGAAAAGGAATCCGTTCGCTTAGGAAGCGGTAGCAGTGATTATGCGGTCATTACAAACGAGGCTATGGATAGGGGTCTTGCTTGTTTGAAACGTTTCAAAACTCTTGCCGACAGTTACAAAGCGGAAATCCGAGCTGTAGCCACAAGTGCACTTCGGGAAGCAGAAAATAGGCAAATTTTTCTGGACCGAGCGGAGAAGGAAACGGGTATCCAAATCCAAGTGATTTCAGGAAACGAAGAGGCAAGGCTCATCTACCTTGGGATTTTACAGGGACTCCCTGTGTATGAAAAACGGATCCTTCTCATTGACATTGGTGGAGGGAGCACAGAACTTCTGATAGGGGAAAAAGGGGATATCCTTTTTTCCACCAGTATGAAGTTAGGTGCCATTCGTTTAACGGAGAAATACTTAAAGAAAGATCCAATTTCGGCCACTGATTTGCAAAAATGTAGGATCCATATTGAATCTGTTTTATCTGCATTTTTACCTCAAATTGAAACTTGGAAACCTTTTATGGTGGTAGGAAGTTCGGGAACCATCACTTCTGTGACCTCCATGGTTTTAGAAAAAAAGGGAGAAAAACGAGAAAGGTTAAATGGAACTGAGATTCCTATCGATTCTTTTAAAGAGATCCGCAAACAGATATTAGATGCCGAGAGCCTCAAAAAAAGATTAAAAATCCCAGGACTTGATGCCAAACGTGGTGATATCATTGTTGGTGGGATTTTGGTATTGGATGAAGTGTTACAAAGGATTAAGGCACCTGCATTTACCGTAAGTGACTTTGCCCTTCGTGAAGGAATTGTGTATGATACCATAGAATCTTGGTACAGACATAAGGACACTTCACTTCCGAGACTCGATAACATCCGAGAAAAAGCGATTAAAACAGTTGCAAACCTTTACCCACAAGGAAAACATCATGCCGAAACTGTTGCAAAACTCACCTTACAGTTGTTTGATGATTTAAAGGAATTACATGGTCTTGGAAACTTAGAAAGGGATTATTTGGAAACCGCTTGTTACCTCCACCAAGTGGGGCTTTGTATATCGCACCATAACTACCACAAACATAGTTATTACATCATCCGTAACTCAGAAGCTATGGTTGGTTTTTCCAATTCAGAAATTGAAATCATTGCTCTTCTTGCCCGTTACCATAGAAAAGGTGGCCCAAAAGGCAAACACGAAGAGTTTAAAACCCTCCGGCCAGAAGACCAACTTTTGGTTCGTAAGTTATCATCTTTTTTACGAATCGGAGATGGATTGGATCGATCTGAAAAATCCATCATTGAACGACTGGATGCAGTTATTGAAAAAGGAAAAGTGAATTGTCGTTTGTATTTCAAAAAAGGAGAAGATCCCAATTTAGAAATTTGGTCTGTGTCAGAAAAAAAAGATTTATTCGAAGATACATTTGGTACAAATTTAGAATTTCACTTACATCCAATATGA
- a CDS encoding SpoIIE family protein phosphatase, whose protein sequence is MKKTLTFICCFILFSHAIFALPIDLTKNWYVTKGFETTENPDGKKWKTLESLPLASIISEFEWEKGKLRKVTMAKSFLLSQTDFQKTEDDAFSLHIPYISNYYEIYINQTLVSSNGKIKNETIEKSGYRRHILIRMKRNHLNIGQNQIRILIAAEEGEELNLYKLFNDYPANIDLASKHLKIEDEYETYMLLFLYIFVGIYHGLFYWKRRQETYNLYYALFSIFLAVYMIFRSQGVYSFGLEPFTQTKIEYFVVFLTPVWLLLFTDVFFRSKISIVSKVYFLFSLVLAVSQIFVNRATSVTLLRIWQISVLVFGVILLYLMISAVRAKNKDAKRLLIGVLFLLGTGTWDILGASGLLPIQNLNLLRFGFLVFVLGIAVVLANRFLRVHRQVEELNLSLEKKVEERTNELQNTLTKVQELKVQQDGDYFLTSLLLDPLSQTKVESTKVLLQSYVKQKKEFEFRGKKREIGGDIIISDSITLNGKSYLVFINGDAMGKSIQGAGGALVLGVVFLSFIKRTQMILDNQNKSPERWIKECFYELQTIFESFDGSMLVSVVLGLVEEDTGVLYYLNAEHPWTVLYRDGVASFIEEELELRKIGTKGMDGDVRIRIFPLEKGDILFIGSDGRDDLVLEESGDGNRLINEDETKFLQVVEKSNGDLNLLVENLLEVGTFSDDLTLLRIEWLGSFKRVSKDTLSNLTTDDYLYAKVKLLLDLGNGEEAYQNIESLLSNESLNDDIRINLIREKSRISLLLKKFDVAVESLESIFPFFVTDNEILLQLSFAYRKSKNIKKAIDLGERLRARDPKHIRNLINLVECYRLIGNVDRAKKIFHRLAMITPEHPQVIKLKELLEEEIK, encoded by the coding sequence ATGAAGAAAACTTTAACCTTTATTTGTTGTTTTATATTATTTTCCCATGCAATTTTCGCACTTCCCATTGATTTAACAAAAAATTGGTATGTTACCAAAGGATTTGAAACCACAGAAAACCCTGATGGTAAAAAATGGAAAACACTAGAATCTTTGCCTTTAGCATCAATAATTTCTGAATTTGAATGGGAAAAAGGAAAACTTCGAAAGGTAACGATGGCAAAGTCTTTTTTGTTATCACAAACTGATTTTCAAAAAACGGAAGACGATGCCTTTAGCCTTCACATACCATATATCTCTAACTATTATGAAATTTACATCAACCAAACTCTTGTTTCCTCTAATGGTAAAATCAAAAATGAAACAATAGAAAAAAGTGGGTATAGACGGCACATACTCATCAGAATGAAAAGAAATCATTTGAACATTGGCCAAAACCAAATTCGGATTCTGATTGCCGCTGAAGAAGGAGAGGAATTAAATTTATACAAACTCTTTAATGATTATCCAGCCAATATCGACCTTGCCTCTAAGCATCTTAAAATTGAAGATGAATACGAAACATACATGTTGTTGTTTTTGTATATTTTTGTTGGTATTTATCATGGTTTGTTTTATTGGAAACGGAGACAAGAAACCTATAATTTATATTATGCATTGTTTTCTATCTTTTTAGCAGTTTATATGATCTTTCGCTCCCAAGGAGTGTATTCATTTGGTTTAGAACCATTCACACAAACAAAAATAGAGTACTTCGTAGTATTTCTAACGCCAGTTTGGTTGTTGTTATTTACAGATGTATTTTTCCGTTCCAAAATTAGCATTGTATCAAAGGTTTACTTTCTATTTAGTTTAGTGTTGGCGGTCAGTCAGATTTTTGTCAACCGAGCAACTTCCGTTACCTTACTTCGCATATGGCAAATTTCCGTTTTAGTTTTTGGGGTGATTTTGCTTTACTTAATGATCTCCGCAGTGCGTGCTAAAAACAAAGACGCAAAACGTCTGTTAATAGGCGTTTTGTTTTTGCTTGGTACCGGAACTTGGGATATATTAGGGGCTTCTGGACTTCTTCCGATTCAAAATCTTAATTTATTACGATTTGGTTTTTTGGTTTTTGTTTTAGGCATTGCAGTTGTTTTAGCTAATCGTTTTTTACGTGTGCATAGGCAGGTGGAAGAACTCAATTTGAGTTTAGAGAAAAAAGTAGAAGAGCGGACAAATGAATTACAAAATACTCTCACAAAAGTCCAGGAACTGAAAGTCCAACAGGATGGTGATTATTTTTTAACATCTCTACTATTAGATCCGCTTAGCCAAACAAAAGTTGAATCTACAAAAGTTTTGCTTCAATCTTATGTAAAACAAAAAAAGGAATTTGAGTTTCGCGGAAAAAAAAGAGAAATTGGTGGTGATATCATCATCAGCGATAGCATAACTTTAAATGGAAAATCTTATTTAGTATTCATCAATGGTGATGCTATGGGTAAGTCCATTCAAGGTGCTGGTGGTGCACTCGTTTTAGGAGTTGTGTTTTTGTCATTTATCAAACGCACTCAAATGATTTTGGATAACCAAAACAAATCACCAGAACGTTGGATCAAAGAATGTTTTTACGAATTGCAAACCATCTTCGAGTCATTCGATGGTTCGATGTTAGTTTCTGTTGTTTTAGGTCTTGTGGAAGAAGACACTGGTGTTTTGTACTATTTGAACGCCGAACATCCATGGACAGTTTTGTATCGCGATGGAGTGGCTTCTTTCATCGAAGAGGAATTGGAACTTCGAAAGATTGGAACAAAAGGTATGGATGGTGATGTACGAATCCGGATATTTCCGTTAGAAAAAGGAGATATATTATTCATTGGATCGGACGGTAGAGATGATCTAGTTTTAGAGGAAAGCGGAGATGGAAATCGCCTAATCAATGAAGATGAAACAAAGTTTTTACAAGTAGTTGAGAAATCAAATGGTGATTTAAATTTACTTGTAGAAAACTTATTAGAAGTTGGAACATTTTCGGATGATCTTACCTTACTTCGGATTGAATGGTTAGGTTCATTCAAACGAGTCTCAAAAGACACACTCTCCAATTTAACAACAGATGATTATTTATATGCCAAAGTTAAACTATTGTTAGATCTTGGAAATGGTGAGGAAGCATACCAAAACATCGAATCCTTATTATCGAATGAGTCGTTAAATGATGATATCAGGATTAACTTAATTCGAGAAAAATCCCGAATTTCGTTACTACTGAAAAAGTTCGATGTTGCCGTGGAATCCTTAGAATCTATTTTTCCATTCTTTGTCACAGACAATGAAATATTATTGCAACTAAGTTTCGCATACCGCAAATCGAAAAACATTAAAAAAGCAATCGATCTTGGGGAAAGATTACGTGCAAGGGATCCAAAACACATAAGGAACCTGATCAATTTAGTGGAATGTTATCGATTGATAGGAAATGTAGACCGTGCTAAAAAGATTTTTCATCGGCTAGCAATGATTACACCTGAACACCCTCAGGTGATCAAATTAAAGGAATTATTGGAAGAGGAAATCAAGTAG
- a CDS encoding Kelch repeat-containing protein encodes MDSTNQNRKSTFLYLFSLTLSVIGFVNCNQLSGLIGNSALEKELQDTRTLALLGLVKPGETSNTCNGNNGNGNGSGNCTGNGNPIDNPNNNAGGIPSEPLIPPPEPLKNIWASLSNLPRFFSSSTSQTIGDKIYIFGNQDVGRTGSAAYSYDTVTSRWNKLKDMPESRFGSSSATIGNKIYILGGLGYYYGVSYDPPPYCAQQIFSICLQYIDPPPQYGYLTRNVNSVYIYDTSTDTWTKGAEMLMSSSFHSSIAFNGKIYLFSQGIVDVYDSVTNQWSRLLTNSPILSYYSIQVYQDKFYFFAGYSNLNSNFNNVFEFNPATLTFSQKTNMPTTRIYAVTAVVGDKIYVLGGNYYYNSRAIEEYTPSTNSWTVKPSLPEGANLSYAMGGYANGRIYGIGGWYSVVAYYDPVAETSTHLKVRMGQARNSFASAIYNDKYFVFGGYGGGTSSSWIETYDMNTNSWSKIGDLANAKHGFKAAVIGNKIYLVGGIRGTTSLSEVEIYDPATGTFTAGTPLDTPRAYLSLCVNNDKLYAIGGNNGNTLLNTIEEFDPKTNQWSYKRTMTSARTETACTFHENNLYVFGGRTGDSSYTTTVESYNPQSDSWSLHSPMNTARALFDVVKLRGRIYAIGGWSGGSLAQVEKYDPNLEQWIPEYPMNSARHGTSAIAPDTNRIIVVGGQNGNIQLDTAEVFY; translated from the coding sequence ATGGATTCAACGAACCAAAATCGAAAATCAACCTTTCTTTACTTATTTAGCCTAACATTATCTGTCATTGGATTTGTCAATTGTAACCAGTTGTCTGGCTTAATCGGTAATTCAGCCTTAGAAAAAGAACTTCAAGATACGCGGACCTTAGCTTTGTTGGGACTAGTTAAACCAGGCGAAACATCGAATACTTGTAATGGTAATAATGGAAATGGTAACGGTAGCGGGAATTGCACTGGTAATGGCAATCCAATTGACAATCCCAATAATAATGCCGGCGGCATTCCTTCAGAACCACTCATACCTCCACCAGAACCATTAAAGAATATATGGGCATCACTAAGTAATTTACCTAGATTTTTTTCTTCCTCAACATCTCAGACGATTGGAGACAAAATTTATATTTTTGGTAATCAGGATGTAGGTAGAACTGGGTCTGCCGCTTATTCCTACGACACCGTAACATCGCGATGGAATAAATTGAAAGATATGCCTGAGTCTCGTTTTGGATCCTCTTCTGCAACAATTGGAAATAAGATCTATATTCTTGGAGGATTGGGATACTACTATGGAGTAAGTTATGATCCGCCTCCTTATTGTGCACAACAAATCTTTTCGATTTGTTTACAGTATATTGATCCACCTCCTCAATACGGATATTTAACTAGAAACGTGAATTCAGTATATATTTATGATACATCCACAGATACTTGGACGAAGGGTGCCGAGATGTTAATGTCGTCTTCATTTCATTCGTCTATTGCATTTAATGGAAAAATCTATTTATTTTCACAAGGAATTGTGGATGTTTACGATTCTGTTACCAACCAATGGAGTCGCCTTTTAACAAATTCTCCAATCTTAAGCTATTATTCAATTCAAGTTTACCAAGATAAATTTTATTTCTTTGCAGGTTATTCCAACTTGAATAGTAACTTCAATAATGTTTTTGAATTTAACCCAGCAACATTGACTTTTAGTCAGAAAACTAACATGCCGACAACTAGGATTTATGCAGTTACTGCTGTGGTAGGAGATAAAATTTATGTTTTGGGTGGTAATTATTATTACAACTCAAGAGCGATCGAAGAATATACTCCAAGTACAAATTCTTGGACGGTAAAACCTTCGTTACCTGAAGGTGCAAATCTCTCATACGCCATGGGTGGGTATGCAAATGGTAGGATTTATGGGATAGGCGGATGGTATAGTGTTGTCGCTTATTATGATCCAGTTGCTGAAACAAGCACTCATTTGAAAGTGAGGATGGGCCAAGCAAGGAATTCTTTCGCTTCTGCAATCTACAATGATAAGTATTTTGTATTTGGTGGTTATGGCGGCGGAACATCTTCAAGTTGGATTGAAACTTATGATATGAATACGAATTCATGGTCAAAAATTGGTGATTTAGCAAATGCAAAACATGGATTTAAAGCTGCAGTAATAGGAAATAAAATTTATTTGGTAGGTGGAATTCGTGGAACTACTTCGCTTTCAGAAGTTGAAATTTACGACCCAGCAACTGGTACATTCACAGCAGGGACTCCACTGGATACTCCAAGGGCTTATCTTTCTCTATGCGTAAATAATGATAAACTGTATGCAATTGGAGGTAATAATGGAAATACATTGTTAAATACAATTGAAGAATTTGATCCTAAGACAAACCAATGGTCCTACAAACGAACAATGACCAGTGCTAGGACAGAAACTGCTTGTACTTTCCATGAAAATAATTTATATGTTTTTGGTGGAAGGACAGGTGACTCGAGTTATACAACCACAGTTGAATCTTATAATCCTCAATCGGATTCCTGGTCACTTCACAGTCCAATGAATACCGCAAGAGCATTGTTTGATGTTGTAAAATTACGAGGAAGGATTTATGCAATTGGTGGATGGAGTGGTGGTTCTTTGGCACAAGTGGAAAAGTATGATCCTAACTTAGAGCAGTGGATACCAGAATACCCAATGAACTCCGCGCGTCATGGTACTTCTGCCATAGCACCCGATACCAATCGCATCATTGTCGTTGGTGGGCAAAATGGAAATATACAATTAGATACAGCAGAAGTATTTTACTAA
- a CDS encoding MFS transporter, with translation MDFKFTPYHIFVVGLLAFLQFTVVLDFMILSPLGVLVMSELQIPTEKFGYVVSAYAFSAGISGLLSAGFADRFDRKKLLLFFYIGFVVATFLCGIAVHYEFLLFVRILTGMFAGVLSSISFAIVADLFPLQVRGRVMGFIMTAFAASQVFGLPIGIYISNIWGWQSPFLMIAGVSGVVGFFIFFFLKPVTKHLDNKTDTHAFHHLVTTLTQPRYLPAFIATTLLATGGFMLMPFGSAFSVHNLGVRLEDLPFIYMVTGIVSMLGGPLMGRLSDSIGKYNMFFGASTIAAIIILYFTRLKVTPLPTVIIINSLLFVFIAARMISANAMNSAVPELHDRGAFMAISSSIQQISGGIAASVAGLIVIQTPSGYLERYEVLGYVVATAIFCTILLMYKVNEMISAKR, from the coding sequence ATGGATTTCAAATTTACACCTTACCACATCTTTGTCGTTGGCTTATTAGCCTTTTTGCAATTCACTGTTGTACTAGATTTCATGATACTCTCACCACTAGGTGTTTTGGTCATGAGTGAACTACAAATCCCAACTGAAAAATTTGGATATGTAGTTTCAGCTTATGCATTTAGTGCGGGGATCTCGGGATTACTTTCCGCTGGTTTTGCCGATCGTTTTGATCGTAAAAAATTACTTTTGTTTTTTTATATTGGATTCGTAGTCGCTACATTTCTTTGCGGAATTGCCGTTCATTATGAATTTTTACTTTTTGTAAGAATTTTAACTGGGATGTTTGCAGGTGTATTGTCTTCGATTTCATTTGCGATTGTTGCTGATTTATTTCCCTTACAAGTTAGAGGAAGAGTTATGGGTTTTATCATGACGGCTTTTGCTGCTAGCCAAGTGTTTGGACTGCCCATTGGAATTTATATATCTAATATTTGGGGATGGCAATCTCCATTTTTAATGATCGCAGGTGTCAGTGGAGTAGTTGGGTTTTTTATATTCTTCTTTCTAAAACCTGTGACAAAACATTTAGATAACAAAACTGATACTCATGCTTTCCACCATTTGGTAACTACATTAACACAACCAAGATATTTACCCGCCTTTATTGCAACCACCTTACTTGCGACAGGTGGGTTTATGTTGATGCCATTTGGTTCCGCATTTTCTGTTCACAATTTAGGTGTTCGGTTAGAAGACTTACCTTTCATCTATATGGTAACTGGTATAGTTTCGATGTTAGGTGGTCCACTCATGGGAAGATTGAGTGATTCGATCGGAAAATATAATATGTTTTTTGGAGCATCAACAATTGCAGCGATCATAATCCTTTATTTTACAAGATTAAAAGTGACTCCACTCCCGACGGTAATCATTATCAATTCTCTATTATTTGTTTTTATTGCAGCCAGAATGATTTCTGCAAATGCAATGAATTCAGCAGTTCCAGAACTACATGATCGTGGGGCTTTTATGGCGATTAGTTCTTCCATCCAACAGATATCAGGTGGAATTGCGGCTTCGGTTGCTGGACTCATAGTCATCCAAACTCCGAGTGGTTATTTAGAGAGATATGAAGTTTTAGGTTATGTGGTGGCGACAGCGATTTTTTGTACAATTTTGTTAATGTACAAAGTGAATGAAATGATTTCAGCTAAAAGGTGA